From the Streptomyces syringium genome, one window contains:
- a CDS encoding SDR family NAD(P)-dependent oxidoreductase, with translation MTTALITGATAGIGAAFARRLAADGHNLVLVARDEKRLNEQATELHDRHGVEAEVLRADLADDEGIGAVEARLSDRTQPVDLLVNNAGFGNKGVFLEVTMADELRMLKVHCEAVLRLTSAAVPGMRERRRGGVVNVASVAAFVPRGTYGASKAWVVQFTQGAAKDLEGSGLRLMALCPGFVRTEFHERAGMPAENIPNWLWLDADKLVTSALKDLARGKTISVPDPRYKAFSGLAKLAPRGALGRASSGTGRR, from the coding sequence ATGACGACTGCACTGATCACGGGAGCGACGGCCGGCATCGGCGCGGCCTTCGCTCGGCGGCTGGCGGCCGACGGGCACAATCTGGTGCTCGTGGCGCGCGACGAGAAGCGGCTCAACGAACAGGCGACCGAGCTCCACGACCGGCACGGCGTGGAAGCGGAGGTGCTCCGCGCGGATCTGGCGGACGACGAGGGCATCGGGGCGGTCGAGGCCCGGCTCTCGGACCGTACGCAGCCGGTGGATCTGCTGGTCAACAACGCCGGGTTCGGGAACAAGGGCGTCTTCCTCGAGGTCACGATGGCCGACGAGCTGAGGATGCTCAAGGTGCACTGCGAGGCGGTGCTGCGGCTGACGTCGGCTGCCGTCCCCGGTATGCGCGAGCGCAGGCGCGGCGGCGTGGTCAACGTCGCGTCGGTGGCCGCGTTCGTGCCGCGCGGCACCTACGGGGCGAGCAAGGCGTGGGTCGTGCAGTTCACCCAGGGTGCGGCGAAGGACCTGGAGGGCAGCGGGCTGCGGCTGATGGCGCTGTGCCCGGGCTTCGTCCGGACGGAGTTCCACGAGCGGGCGGGCATGCCCGCGGAGAACATCCCGAACTGGCTGTGGCTGGACGCGGACAAGCTCGTGACCTCGGCGCTGAAGGACCTGGCGCGCGGCAAGACCATCTCCGTGCCCGACCCCCGGTACAAGGCGTTCAGCGGTCTGGCGAAGCTGGCGCCGCGCGGGGCGCTCGGGCGGGCGTCGTCGGGGACGGGCCGCCGGTAG
- a CDS encoding flavoprotein yields the protein MTANGTARRVLYLIACAAPPTRRIADGIRAAQTAGWDVCLILTPTAHRWLADETAALRDLTGHPVRHAYKLPDEPDVLPAADAVLVAPATFNTLNKWAAGIADTLALGLVTEAIGLRLPLAALPHLGAAQAAHPAFGRNIAFLREAGVTVLLGGDGYHPERGDEVDAFPWAAAVAALPAPAPAPEL from the coding sequence ATGACCGCGAACGGCACCGCGCGCCGCGTCCTGTACCTGATCGCCTGCGCTGCCCCGCCCACCCGCCGGATCGCCGACGGCATCCGCGCCGCCCAGACGGCCGGCTGGGACGTCTGTCTGATCCTCACGCCCACCGCGCACCGCTGGCTGGCCGACGAGACGGCCGCCCTGCGGGACCTGACCGGGCATCCGGTCCGGCACGCGTACAAGCTCCCCGACGAGCCCGACGTGCTGCCCGCCGCCGACGCCGTCCTCGTCGCGCCCGCCACCTTCAACACGCTGAACAAGTGGGCCGCCGGCATCGCCGACACCCTCGCGCTCGGGCTCGTCACCGAGGCGATCGGGCTGCGCCTGCCCCTCGCCGCCCTGCCGCACCTCGGCGCCGCCCAGGCCGCGCACCCCGCGTTCGGGCGCAACATCGCGTTCCTGCGCGAGGCGGGCGTGACCGTCCTCCTCGGCGGCGACGGCTACCACCCGGAGCGGGGCGACGAAGTCGACGCCTTCCCCTGGGCGGCCGCCGTCGCGGCCCTGCCGGCACCAGCACCGGCACCGGAGCTGTAG
- the tsaD gene encoding tRNA (adenosine(37)-N6)-threonylcarbamoyltransferase complex transferase subunit TsaD, with the protein MADEPLVLGIETSCDETGVGIVRGHTLLADAVASSVDEHARFGGVVPEVASRAHLEAMVPTIQRALKDAGVSARDLDGIAVTAGPGLAGALLVGVSAAKAYAYALGKPLYGVNHLASHICVDQLEHGALPEPTMALLVSGGHSSLLLAPDITSDVRPLGSTIDDAAGEAFDKVARVLNLGFPGGPVIDRYAREGDPAAIKFPRGLTGPRDPIYDFSFSGLKTAVARWIEAKRAAGEDVPVADVAASFQEAVVDVLTRKAVRACKDNGVDHLMIGGGVAANTRLRAMAQRRCEDAGIVLRVPSPKLCTDNGAMVAALGAEMVARGRASSSWDLSADSSLPVTETHVPGTHDEDHDHGDGHGHSHGHGHAHDHDHFHELSKDNLYS; encoded by the coding sequence ATGGCTGACGAACCTCTCGTACTCGGCATCGAGACCTCGTGCGACGAGACCGGAGTCGGCATCGTCCGCGGCCACACCCTCCTCGCCGACGCGGTCGCCTCCAGCGTCGACGAGCACGCCCGCTTCGGCGGCGTCGTTCCCGAGGTCGCCAGCCGGGCCCACCTCGAAGCCATGGTCCCGACCATCCAGCGCGCCCTGAAGGACGCGGGCGTGAGCGCGCGGGACCTCGACGGCATCGCGGTCACCGCCGGCCCCGGCCTCGCGGGTGCCCTGCTCGTCGGCGTCTCGGCGGCCAAGGCCTACGCGTACGCGCTCGGCAAGCCCCTCTACGGCGTCAACCACCTCGCCTCGCACATCTGCGTCGACCAGCTCGAACACGGCGCGCTGCCCGAGCCGACGATGGCGCTGCTGGTCAGCGGCGGCCACTCGTCCCTGCTGCTGGCGCCCGACATCACCTCCGACGTCCGCCCGCTCGGCTCGACCATCGACGACGCGGCGGGCGAGGCCTTCGACAAGGTCGCCCGCGTCCTGAACCTCGGCTTCCCCGGCGGCCCGGTCATCGACCGCTACGCCCGGGAGGGCGACCCCGCGGCGATCAAGTTCCCGCGCGGTCTGACGGGCCCGCGCGACCCGATCTACGACTTCTCCTTCTCCGGCCTGAAGACCGCCGTCGCCCGCTGGATAGAGGCCAAGCGCGCGGCGGGCGAGGACGTGCCCGTCGCGGACGTGGCGGCGTCCTTCCAGGAGGCCGTCGTCGACGTCCTCACCCGCAAGGCCGTCCGCGCCTGCAAGGACAACGGCGTCGACCACCTCATGATCGGCGGCGGCGTCGCCGCCAACACCCGGCTGCGCGCCATGGCCCAGCGCCGCTGCGAGGACGCGGGCATTGTGCTGCGCGTACCCAGCCCGAAGCTCTGCACGGACAACGGCGCGATGGTCGCGGCGCTCGGCGCGGAGATGGTGGCGCGGGGGCGCGCGTCGTCGTCGTGGGACCTCTCGGCCGACTCGTCGCTCCCGGTGACGGAGACGCACGTGCCGGGCACGCACGACGAGGACCACGACCACGGAGACGGTCACGGTCACTCACACGGTCACGGCCACGCGCACGACCACGACCACTTCCACGAGCTGAGCAAGGACAACCTCTACTCCTGA
- a CDS encoding WhiB family transcriptional regulator: MADFSRLPGPNADLWDWQLLAACRGVDSSLFFHPEGERGAARSAREASAKEVCMRCPVRAECAAHALAVREPYGVWGGLTEDEREELMGRARHRSIAVTGALSA, from the coding sequence ATGGCAGATTTCTCCCGTCTTCCCGGTCCCAACGCCGACCTGTGGGACTGGCAGCTCCTGGCGGCGTGCCGAGGGGTCGACAGCTCGCTCTTCTTCCACCCCGAGGGCGAACGCGGCGCCGCCCGCAGCGCCCGCGAGGCATCGGCGAAAGAGGTGTGCATGCGCTGCCCCGTGCGCGCGGAGTGCGCGGCGCACGCGCTGGCCGTGCGCGAGCCCTATGGCGTGTGGGGCGGGCTCACCGAGGATGAACGCGAGGAGCTGATGGGACGCGCGCGACACCGGAGCATCGCCGTGACCGGCGCTCTCAGTGCGTGA
- the tsaB gene encoding tRNA (adenosine(37)-N6)-threonylcarbamoyltransferase complex dimerization subunit type 1 TsaB, whose product MLLLALDTATPAVTVALHDGDTVVAESSQVDARRHGELLLPAVDRVLAEAGRTLDAVTGIVVGVGPGPYTGLRVGIVTAATFASALSVPVHSLCSLDGIAYAAGQAGLEGEFVVATDARRKEVYWARYADARTRVTEPAVDRPADLTEPLAGLTAVGAGAVLYPDAFSDVRADLPQHQSAGALASLAAEKLRTGGEFLPDQPLYLRRPDAQVPANYKVVTPK is encoded by the coding sequence GTGCTGCTGCTCGCTCTTGATACCGCCACCCCCGCCGTGACCGTCGCCCTCCACGACGGGGACACCGTCGTAGCCGAGTCGAGCCAGGTGGACGCCCGCCGTCACGGCGAGCTCCTGCTGCCCGCCGTCGACCGGGTGCTCGCCGAGGCGGGCCGCACACTGGACGCCGTGACCGGGATCGTCGTCGGTGTGGGCCCCGGACCGTACACCGGCCTGCGGGTCGGCATCGTCACCGCCGCGACCTTCGCCTCCGCGCTGTCCGTCCCCGTGCACAGCCTGTGCTCCCTCGACGGGATCGCCTACGCCGCCGGCCAGGCGGGCCTGGAGGGCGAGTTCGTCGTGGCGACGGACGCGCGCCGCAAGGAGGTCTACTGGGCCCGCTACGCGGACGCGCGCACGCGCGTGACCGAGCCCGCCGTGGACCGCCCCGCCGACCTCACCGAGCCGCTCGCGGGCCTCACGGCCGTCGGCGCGGGCGCCGTGCTCTACCCCGACGCCTTCTCGGACGTACGGGCCGACCTGCCCCAGCACCAGTCGGCGGGCGCGCTGGCGTCCCTCGCGGCGGAGAAGCTGCGGACGGGCGGCGAGTTCCTGCCGGACCAGCCCCTGTACCTGCGCCGCCCGGACGCGCAGGTGCCGGCCAACTACAAGGTGGTCACCCCCAAGTGA
- the rimI gene encoding ribosomal protein S18-alanine N-acetyltransferase, with translation MRWWDIAPVLELERALFPDDAWSKGLFWSELAHARGANANRRYVVAELPGGADGADDAPGAGDAGVAGRHASAAGGPGTGAGTTATGGRIVGYAGLAAIDGTGDVQTIAVAYDHWSTGLGARLLTELLTTATDFECREVLLEVRVDNTRAQRLYERFGFEPVGVRRGYYQPGNIDALVMRLATDAPSADASGPAESAEPSSASDSGSAAQNTEQGMTHG, from the coding sequence ATGCGCTGGTGGGACATCGCCCCGGTGCTGGAGCTGGAGCGCGCGCTCTTCCCCGACGACGCCTGGTCCAAGGGGCTCTTCTGGTCCGAGCTGGCCCACGCGCGCGGGGCGAACGCCAACCGCCGCTACGTCGTCGCGGAGCTGCCCGGCGGTGCGGACGGCGCCGACGACGCCCCGGGCGCCGGTGACGCCGGAGTGGCCGGGCGCCACGCGAGCGCGGCCGGCGGACCGGGCACCGGCGCCGGCACCACGGCCACGGGCGGCCGCATCGTCGGCTACGCGGGCCTCGCGGCCATCGACGGCACCGGCGACGTCCAGACCATCGCCGTGGCCTACGACCACTGGAGCACGGGCCTGGGCGCCCGCCTCCTGACCGAGCTGCTCACCACCGCGACCGACTTCGAGTGCCGCGAGGTGCTCCTGGAGGTCCGGGTCGACAACACCCGCGCCCAGCGGCTGTACGAGCGCTTCGGCTTCGAGCCGGTCGGAGTGCGGCGCGGCTACTACCAGCCGGGCAACATCGACGCGCTGGTCATGCGCCTCGCGACCGACGCGCCCTCCGCCGACGCTTCCGGCCCCGCCGAATCCGCGGAACCCTCCTCCGCCTCCGACAGCGGCTCCGCCGCACAGAACACCGAGCAAGGAATGACCCATGGCTGA
- a CDS encoding polysaccharide deacetylase family protein, whose translation MSTTVSGLRAALATALPVCAATLLLTGLLSGCSSGADAGADAGKGERTRASEKAAARPPAPAPDADAYRRWGLDKPLAPPPAPPARKLTESVQAGGAPLLVRRVPTRDKVVFVTIDDGAEKDPEFVKMAEDLKLPLTMFLTDDIARAGRGYPYFDRLHALGNGVHNHTLGHPDLRTLDPDAQRRQICGQQDALAKRYGARPALFRPPYGNYNDATLAAAGGCGVKAVVLWEATMQINDMRYAQGGRLRPGDIVLAHFRGPKELKGTSMTRMTANMLRSIQKQGYTVARLEDYL comes from the coding sequence GTGAGCACGACTGTTTCCGGCCTCCGGGCCGCCCTCGCCACCGCCCTCCCCGTCTGCGCCGCGACGCTCCTGCTGACGGGCCTGCTCTCGGGCTGCTCGTCCGGCGCCGATGCCGGAGCCGATGCCGGAAAGGGCGAGCGGACCCGCGCGTCCGAGAAGGCCGCCGCCCGGCCGCCCGCACCCGCCCCCGACGCGGACGCCTACCGCCGCTGGGGCCTCGACAAGCCCCTCGCCCCGCCCCCGGCCCCGCCCGCGCGCAAGCTGACGGAGAGCGTGCAGGCGGGCGGCGCGCCCCTGCTCGTACGGCGGGTGCCCACCCGGGACAAGGTCGTCTTCGTGACCATCGACGACGGGGCCGAGAAGGACCCGGAGTTCGTGAAGATGGCCGAGGACCTCAAGCTGCCGCTGACGATGTTCCTCACCGACGACATCGCCCGCGCCGGCCGCGGCTACCCCTACTTCGACCGGCTCCACGCCCTCGGCAACGGCGTCCACAACCACACCCTCGGCCACCCCGACCTGCGCACCCTTGACCCCGACGCCCAGCGCCGCCAGATATGCGGACAGCAGGACGCCCTGGCCAAGCGGTACGGCGCCCGCCCGGCGCTCTTCCGCCCGCCCTACGGCAACTACAACGACGCCACCCTCGCCGCCGCCGGCGGCTGCGGAGTGAAGGCGGTCGTGCTGTGGGAGGCCACCATGCAGATCAACGACATGCGGTACGCGCAGGGCGGCAGGCTGCGGCCCGGTGACATCGTCCTCGCGCACTTCCGCGGGCCCAAGGAGCTGAAGGGCACGTCGATGACCCGGATGACGGCGAACATGCTGCGCAGCATCCAGAAGCAGGGCTACACGGTGGCCCGCCTGGAGGACTACCTCTGA
- a CDS encoding LysR family transcriptional regulator: MIEARHLRVLRAVAATGSFSAAARELGCTQPAVSQQMKALEQSTGTPLLIRTGREMRLTQAGEALVRHASGILAGLTAAEEEIAAIAGLRAGRVRLVSFPSGSSTLVPGALAAMRAAHPGTRVSLVEAEPPRSVEMLRDGDCEIALAFRYPEVRGADPAASAEWDDLVVRPLLTDRLIGVVPEGHRLAGADRVGIEELADEPWIAGCPRCRLHLVEVCESAGFTPRIDFATDDYPAVFGLVGAGLGVAVMPELALESVRPKGARIVPVEPVVQREIVALTLPDLARVPAVGAMLEQLAAAARR; encoded by the coding sequence ATGATCGAGGCTCGTCATCTGAGGGTGCTGCGCGCGGTGGCCGCCACCGGTTCGTTCTCGGCCGCGGCGCGCGAGCTGGGCTGCACCCAGCCCGCCGTCAGCCAGCAGATGAAGGCCCTGGAGCAGTCCACGGGCACACCACTGCTGATCCGCACGGGCCGCGAGATGCGCCTGACGCAGGCGGGCGAGGCCCTCGTCCGGCACGCCTCGGGGATCCTGGCCGGGCTGACCGCGGCCGAGGAGGAGATCGCGGCGATCGCGGGGCTGCGCGCCGGGCGGGTGCGGCTGGTCTCCTTCCCCAGCGGCAGCTCGACGCTGGTACCGGGCGCGCTCGCGGCGATGCGGGCCGCCCACCCGGGCACGCGGGTCTCCCTCGTCGAGGCCGAACCGCCGCGCTCGGTGGAGATGCTGCGCGACGGCGACTGCGAGATCGCGCTGGCCTTCCGCTACCCCGAGGTGCGCGGCGCCGACCCGGCGGCGAGCGCGGAGTGGGACGACCTGGTCGTGCGGCCGCTGCTGACCGACCGGCTCATCGGCGTGGTCCCGGAGGGGCACCGGCTGGCCGGGGCCGACCGGGTCGGGATCGAGGAGCTGGCGGACGAGCCGTGGATCGCGGGCTGCCCGCGGTGCCGCCTGCACCTGGTCGAGGTGTGCGAGAGCGCGGGCTTCACGCCGCGGATCGACTTCGCCACCGATGACTATCCGGCGGTCTTCGGGCTGGTCGGGGCCGGGCTCGGGGTCGCGGTGATGCCGGAGCTGGCCCTGGAGTCGGTACGCCCCAAGGGCGCCCGGATCGTACCGGTCGAGCCCGTCGTGCAGCGCGAGATCGTCGCCCTCACCCTGCCGGACCTGGCCCGGGTTCCGGCCGTCGGGGCGATGCTCGAACAGCTGGCGGCGGCCGCTCGTCGCTGA
- a CDS encoding THUMP-like domain-containing protein, with protein MRHVPAPNSSTGSPTDAFAALLTDEGRRLLDTLRDYDPAQELATATRLRREYPAELVSAALGQARLRQRAVAKFGAEDAYRMFFTPNGVEQSTRKSVAEYRAGRFAALGVRRLADLCCGIGGDAIALARAGVFVLAVDRDPLTCEVARANAAALGLSDLIEVRCADVAEIDTTGYDAVFVDPARRGGRGRIFDPEAYSPPLSWAIGAARTAPRAALKIAPGVPHEAIPDDAEAEWISDGGDVKEAVLWFGTQPGARRATLLPRAASLLGEGLPDPAVRPVGRYLYEPDGAVIRAHLVAEAAEELAGGLIDETIAYVTSDELRPTPYAAAYEITDVLPFNLKKLKALLREREVGVVTVKKRGSAVEPEELRKKLKPAGPNSCTILLTRVAGAPTMLLGHPAG; from the coding sequence ATGAGACACGTGCCCGCACCGAACTCTTCCACCGGCTCGCCCACCGACGCCTTCGCCGCGCTCCTCACCGACGAAGGGCGGCGGCTCCTCGACACCCTGCGCGACTACGACCCCGCCCAGGAGCTCGCCACCGCGACCCGGCTGCGCCGTGAGTACCCCGCCGAGCTGGTCTCGGCCGCGCTCGGCCAGGCGCGGCTGCGACAGCGCGCGGTGGCGAAGTTCGGGGCCGAGGACGCGTACCGCATGTTCTTCACCCCCAACGGCGTCGAGCAGTCCACCCGCAAGTCGGTGGCCGAGTACCGCGCCGGGCGGTTCGCCGCGCTCGGCGTCCGCCGTCTCGCCGATCTCTGCTGCGGCATCGGCGGTGACGCCATCGCGCTGGCGCGCGCCGGGGTCTTCGTGCTGGCCGTCGACCGCGACCCGCTGACCTGCGAGGTCGCCCGTGCCAACGCGGCCGCCCTGGGGCTGTCCGACCTGATCGAGGTGCGGTGCGCGGATGTCGCCGAGATCGACACCACCGGCTACGACGCGGTGTTCGTCGACCCGGCGCGGCGCGGCGGGCGGGGCCGGATCTTCGACCCCGAGGCGTATTCACCGCCGCTGTCCTGGGCGATCGGGGCCGCCCGCACCGCACCGCGCGCCGCGCTCAAGATCGCGCCCGGGGTGCCGCACGAGGCGATCCCCGACGACGCGGAGGCCGAGTGGATCTCGGACGGCGGCGATGTGAAGGAGGCCGTGCTGTGGTTCGGCACGCAGCCGGGGGCACGGCGGGCGACGCTGCTGCCCCGGGCCGCGTCCCTGCTGGGCGAAGGCCTGCCGGACCCGGCCGTACGGCCCGTGGGCCGCTATCTCTACGAGCCCGACGGCGCGGTCATCCGCGCGCACCTGGTCGCGGAGGCGGCCGAGGAGCTCGCCGGGGGGCTGATCGACGAGACGATCGCGTATGTGACGAGCGACGAGCTGCGCCCGACGCCGTACGCGGCGGCGTACGAGATCACGGACGTGCTGCCCTTCAACCTGAAGAAGCTCAAGGCCCTGCTGCGCGAGCGCGAGGTGGGCGTCGTGACGGTGAAGAAGCGCGGGTCGGCGGTCGAGCCGGAGGAGCTGCGCAAGAAGCTCAAGCCCGCAGGGCCGAACTCCTGCACGATTCTGCTCACCCGGGTGGCGGGCGCCCCGACGATGCTGCTGGGGCACCCGGCCGGCTGA
- the groL gene encoding chaperonin GroEL (60 kDa chaperone family; promotes refolding of misfolded polypeptides especially under stressful conditions; forms two stacked rings of heptamers to form a barrel-shaped 14mer; ends can be capped by GroES; misfolded proteins enter the barrel where they are refolded when GroES binds), translating into MAKILKFDEDARRALERGVNKLADTVKVTIGPKGRNVVIDKKFGAPTITNDGVTIAREVELDDPYENLGAQLVKEVATKTNDIAGDGTTTATVLAQALVREGLRNVAAGASPASLKKGIDAAVKAVSDELLATARPIEDKTDIAAVAALSAQDKQVGELIAEAMDKVGKDGVITVEESNTFGLELDFTEGMAFDKGYLSPYMVTDQERMEAVLDDPYILIHQGKISSIQDLLPLLEKIIQGGASKPLLIIAEDVEGEALSTLVVNKIRGTFNAVAVKAPGFGDRRKAMLGDMATLTGATVIAEEVGLKLDQAGLDVLGTARRVTITKDDTTIVDGGGNSEDVVGRVNQIKAEIESTDSDWDREKLQERLAKLAGGVCVIRVGAATEVELKEKKHRLEDAISATRAAVEEGIVSGGGSALVHAVKVLEGNLGKTGDEATGVAVVRRAAVEPLRWIAENAGLEGYVITAKVAELEKGQGFNASTGEYGDLVKAGVIDPVKVTRSALENAASIASLLLTTETLVVEKPADEEPEAGHGHGHSH; encoded by the coding sequence ATGGCGAAGATTCTGAAGTTCGACGAGGACGCCCGTCGCGCCCTTGAGCGCGGCGTCAACAAGCTTGCCGACACCGTGAAGGTGACGATCGGTCCCAAGGGCCGCAACGTCGTCATCGACAAGAAGTTCGGTGCCCCCACCATCACCAACGACGGTGTCACCATCGCGCGCGAGGTCGAGCTCGACGACCCGTACGAGAACCTGGGCGCCCAGCTCGTGAAGGAGGTGGCGACCAAGACCAACGACATCGCGGGTGACGGCACCACCACCGCCACCGTGCTGGCCCAGGCGCTGGTCCGCGAGGGTCTGCGCAACGTCGCCGCCGGCGCCTCCCCGGCCTCGCTGAAGAAGGGCATCGACGCCGCGGTCAAGGCCGTGTCCGATGAGCTTCTCGCGACCGCCCGTCCGATCGAGGACAAGACCGACATCGCCGCCGTGGCCGCGCTCTCCGCGCAGGACAAGCAGGTCGGCGAGCTCATCGCCGAGGCGATGGACAAGGTCGGCAAGGACGGTGTCATCACCGTCGAGGAGTCCAACACCTTCGGCCTGGAGCTGGACTTCACCGAGGGCATGGCCTTCGACAAGGGCTACCTCTCGCCCTACATGGTCACCGACCAGGAGCGTATGGAGGCCGTCCTCGACGACCCGTACATCCTGATCCACCAGGGCAAGATCTCCTCGATCCAGGACCTGCTCCCGCTGCTCGAGAAGATCATCCAGGGTGGCGCCTCCAAGCCGCTCCTGATCATCGCCGAGGACGTCGAGGGCGAGGCGCTCTCCACCCTCGTCGTCAACAAGATCCGCGGCACGTTCAACGCCGTGGCCGTCAAGGCCCCCGGCTTCGGCGACCGCCGCAAGGCGATGCTCGGCGACATGGCCACCCTCACCGGTGCCACCGTCATCGCCGAGGAGGTCGGCCTCAAGCTCGACCAGGCCGGTCTGGATGTGCTGGGCACCGCCCGCCGCGTGACCATCACCAAGGACGACACCACCATCGTCGACGGTGGCGGCAACTCCGAGGACGTCGTCGGTCGCGTCAACCAGATCAAGGCCGAGATCGAGTCCACGGACTCCGACTGGGACCGCGAGAAGCTCCAGGAGCGCCTCGCCAAGCTCGCCGGTGGCGTCTGCGTCATCCGCGTGGGTGCGGCCACCGAGGTCGAGCTCAAGGAGAAGAAGCACCGTCTGGAGGACGCCATCTCCGCGACCCGCGCCGCGGTCGAGGAGGGCATCGTCTCCGGTGGTGGCTCCGCGCTCGTCCACGCCGTCAAGGTCCTCGAGGGCAACCTCGGCAAGACCGGCGACGAGGCCACCGGTGTCGCCGTGGTCCGCCGCGCCGCCGTCGAGCCGCTGCGCTGGATCGCCGAGAACGCCGGCCTCGAGGGCTACGTCATCACCGCGAAGGTGGCGGAGCTCGAGAAGGGCCAGGGCTTCAACGCCTCGACCGGTGAGTACGGCGACCTGGTGAAGGCCGGCGTCATCGACCCGGTCAAGGTCACCCGCTCCGCCCTGGAGAACGCCGCGTCCATCGCGTCGCTGCTGCTCACGACCGAGACCCTGGTCGTCGAGAAGCCGGCCGACGAGGAGCCCGAGGCCGGCCACGGCCACGGTCACTCCCACTAG
- a CDS encoding MOSC domain-containing protein, producing MYVISVNVGRATTAAAPGDAPGFAAGMDTGIDKRPVAGPVAVAPPGPKGVAGSGLAGDEVVNLRHHGGDHQAVYAFAREDLDGWERELGRRLPHGSFGENLTTCGVDVNGALIGERWRIGAQLVLEVSAPRIPCRTFADWLGESGWTKRFTQEAAPGAYLRVVESGEVRAGDAVTIVHRPGHEVSISFLFRALTTERALLPRVLAAGDALPPEAVEAVHKYLARQRNQPEGSAGAAEAPRDGGEH from the coding sequence ATGTACGTGATCTCTGTGAACGTGGGCCGCGCGACGACCGCGGCGGCCCCCGGCGACGCCCCCGGATTCGCGGCCGGCATGGACACCGGCATCGACAAGCGGCCCGTCGCCGGGCCGGTCGCCGTGGCCCCGCCCGGGCCGAAGGGCGTCGCGGGGAGCGGCCTCGCCGGGGACGAGGTGGTCAATCTGCGCCATCACGGCGGGGACCACCAGGCGGTGTACGCGTTCGCCCGCGAGGACCTGGACGGCTGGGAGCGGGAGTTGGGCCGGCGGCTGCCCCACGGCTCCTTCGGCGAGAACCTCACCACCTGCGGAGTCGACGTCAATGGCGCGCTCATCGGCGAACGTTGGCGGATCGGCGCACAGCTGGTGCTGGAGGTCTCCGCGCCGCGCATCCCCTGCCGGACCTTCGCGGACTGGCTGGGCGAGTCGGGCTGGACGAAGCGGTTCACCCAGGAGGCCGCGCCCGGCGCGTATCTGCGGGTCGTGGAGTCCGGCGAGGTCCGTGCGGGTGATGCGGTGACGATCGTGCACCGGCCCGGCCACGAGGTGAGCATCTCCTTCCTCTTCCGGGCGCTCACCACCGAACGGGCCCTGCTGCCCCGGGTGTTGGCGGCCGGTGACGCCCTGCCTCCGGAGGCCGTGGAGGCCGTCCACAAGTACCTGGCGCGGCAGCGGAATCAGCCGGAAGGGTCAGCGGGGGCGGCGGAGGCCCCGCGGGACGGCGGCGAGCACTAA
- the groES gene encoding co-chaperone GroES: MTTASSKVAIKPLEDRIVVQPLDAEQTTASGLVIPDTAKEKPQEGVVLAVGPGRFEDGNRLPLDVTVGDVVLYSKYGGTEVKYNGEEYLVLSARDVLAIVEK; this comes from the coding sequence GTGACGACCGCCAGCTCCAAGGTTGCCATCAAGCCGCTCGAGGACCGCATTGTGGTCCAGCCGCTCGACGCCGAGCAGACCACGGCCTCTGGCCTGGTCATCCCGGACACCGCGAAGGAGAAGCCCCAGGAGGGCGTCGTCCTGGCCGTGGGCCCGGGCCGCTTCGAGGACGGCAACCGTCTTCCGCTCGACGTTACCGTCGGCGACGTCGTGCTCTACAGCAAGTACGGCGGCACCGAGGTGAAGTACAACGGCGAGGAGTACCTCGTCCTCTCGGCTCGCGACGTTCTCGCGATCGTCGAGAAGTAG